From the Flavobacterium galactosidilyticum genome, one window contains:
- a CDS encoding 2Fe-2S iron-sulfur cluster-binding protein, with protein sequence MKVTIDGQSIEVEPGTTILQAARMIGGEVVPPAMCYYSKLKGSGGKCRCCLVEVAKGSEADPRPMPKLMASCVTGCMDGMEVNSKSSERVQEARKSVTEFLLINHPLDCPVCDQAGECDLQNLSFEHGKSQSRFIEEKRTFEPENIGENIQLHMNRCILCYRCVMVADQLTDDRVHGVMDRGDHSNISTCISKAIDNEFSGNMIDVCPVGALTDKTFRFKSRVWFNKPYNAHRDCDKCCGKTTVWMFGDEIQRVTGRKDEFHEVEEFICNGCRFDHKEVSDWTIEGPREFEKDSVINQNNYTRKLETVEIATEDQILKGREQDRKKISMPAIPLDKKEEEDFKHGNI encoded by the coding sequence ATGAAAGTAACAATAGACGGACAGTCGATAGAAGTAGAACCAGGAACAACAATCCTGCAAGCGGCACGTATGATAGGTGGAGAAGTAGTTCCGCCAGCAATGTGTTATTATTCTAAACTAAAAGGGAGCGGTGGTAAATGCCGTTGTTGTTTAGTAGAAGTTGCTAAAGGAAGTGAAGCTGATCCAAGACCAATGCCAAAATTAATGGCATCTTGTGTAACAGGTTGTATGGACGGAATGGAAGTGAATAGCAAATCTTCTGAAAGAGTTCAAGAAGCTAGAAAATCAGTAACTGAATTTTTATTAATCAATCACCCACTTGATTGTCCTGTATGTGACCAAGCTGGTGAATGTGATTTGCAAAACTTAAGTTTTGAACACGGAAAATCACAAAGTCGTTTCATAGAAGAAAAAAGAACATTTGAACCAGAAAACATAGGGGAGAACATTCAACTGCACATGAATCGTTGTATTCTTTGCTACCGTTGTGTGATGGTTGCAGATCAATTGACTGATGATCGTGTGCATGGAGTTATGGATAGAGGGGACCATTCAAATATATCAACTTGCATTTCCAAAGCCATTGACAATGAATTTTCAGGAAATATGATTGATGTGTGTCCAGTAGGAGCGTTGACTGATAAAACGTTTAGATTCAAATCTAGAGTTTGGTTCAACAAGCCTTACAATGCACACAGAGATTGCGATAAATGTTGTGGAAAAACTACAGTTTGGATGTTTGGTGATGAAATCCAACGTGTAACTGGTAGAAAAGATGAGTTTCATGAAGTAGAAGAATTTATTTGTAATGGATGTCGTTTTGATCACAAAGAAGTATCAGATTGGACTATTGAAGGACCAAGAGAATTTGAAAAAGATTCTGTTATCAATCAAAACAACTATACTAGAAAGTTAGAAACTGTTGAAATTGCTACTGAAGATCAAATCCTAAAAGGTAGAGAACAAGACCGTAAAAAAATAAGCATGCCAGCTATCCCTTTGGATAAAAAAGAAGAGGAAGATTTTAAACATGGTAACATTTAA
- the nuoH gene encoding NADH-quinone oxidoreductase subunit NuoH, whose amino-acid sequence MDSTIIIEKSVIILVVFAVTMLMAMYSTLAERKVAAWLQDRIGPNRAGKGGVLQPLADGLKLFAKEEFEPNTPNRFLFYTGPALAMTTALMTSAVIPWGDRFHLFGRDIILQATDIDVALLYLIGVMSIGVYGIMIGGWASNNKFSLIGAVRAASQMISYEVAMGLSLIALLMMTGTLSLREISAQQSGMNWNVFYQPLSFFIFLICAFAETNRTPFDLAECETELVGGYHTEYSSMKMGFYLFAEYANMFISSTILAVLFFGGYNYPGMSWAVENWGVNIANVIGIGALFVKICGFIFLYMWVRWTIPRFRYDQLMHLGWRILIPLAIVNIIITGIVILRAEIAVYLGF is encoded by the coding sequence ATGGATAGTACTATAATTATAGAGAAAAGCGTTATTATTTTAGTTGTATTTGCAGTTACAATGTTAATGGCGATGTACTCTACACTAGCGGAACGTAAAGTAGCCGCTTGGCTTCAAGATCGTATTGGTCCGAATAGAGCTGGAAAAGGCGGGGTTTTGCAGCCTTTAGCAGATGGTTTGAAATTATTTGCTAAAGAGGAATTTGAACCAAATACTCCTAACCGTTTTTTGTTTTATACAGGACCTGCTCTTGCAATGACAACGGCTTTAATGACAAGTGCTGTTATCCCTTGGGGAGATAGATTTCATCTTTTTGGAAGAGATATTATTCTTCAAGCTACGGATATTGATGTGGCGTTGCTATATCTTATTGGTGTAATGTCAATAGGAGTTTACGGAATCATGATTGGTGGATGGGCTTCTAATAATAAGTTTTCATTGATTGGTGCAGTTCGTGCAGCTTCTCAAATGATTTCGTATGAGGTAGCAATGGGGCTTTCATTAATCGCTTTATTAATGATGACTGGTACTTTAAGTTTGAGAGAGATTTCAGCGCAACAATCTGGAATGAACTGGAATGTTTTTTACCAACCATTATCATTCTTTATTTTCTTAATCTGTGCTTTTGCAGAAACAAACAGAACTCCTTTCGATTTAGCGGAATGTGAAACAGAGTTAGTTGGAGGATATCATACAGAATATTCTTCGATGAAAATGGGTTTCTATTTATTTGCTGAATATGCAAATATGTTTATCTCTTCTACCATTCTTGCTGTCCTATTTTTTGGTGGTTACAACTATCCAGGAATGAGTTGGGCCGTAGAAAATTGGGGTGTAAATATTGCCAATGTAATAGGAATAGGCGCTTTATTTGTTAAAATATGTGGTTTTATTTTCCTTTATATGTGGGTACGTTGGACTATTCCAAGATTTAGATACGATCAATTGATGCATTTAGGTTGGAGAATATTAATTCCACTAGCGATTGTAAATATCATTATAACTGGAATAGTGATTTTGAGAGCAGAAATAGCAGTTTATTTAGGATTTTAA
- a CDS encoding NuoI/complex I 23 kDa subunit family protein, whose amino-acid sequence MSIESISLSGRKKVVSNKDMTFWERMYLLAIVKGMIITIKHLFTRKVTILYPEQVREMSPVYRGQHQLKRDELGRENCTACGLCALSCPAEAITMKAAERRADEKHLYREEKYASIYEINMLRCIFCGLCEEACPKDAIYLTTSKLLVPSSYDREDFIFGKDKLVMPLDIAMKNAQLKNAK is encoded by the coding sequence ATGTCAATAGAAAGTATATCCTTATCGGGAAGAAAAAAAGTAGTCTCTAATAAAGACATGACTTTTTGGGAAAGAATGTATCTCCTTGCGATTGTCAAAGGTATGATAATCACGATTAAGCATTTGTTTACCAGAAAAGTTACGATTTTGTATCCAGAGCAGGTCCGTGAAATGAGTCCGGTATATCGTGGTCAACACCAATTGAAACGTGATGAGCTAGGAAGAGAGAATTGTACGGCTTGTGGATTATGTGCTTTGTCATGTCCTGCAGAGGCAATTACAATGAAAGCTGCTGAGCGTCGTGCCGATGAAAAACATTTGTATAGAGAAGAAAAATATGCTTCTATCTACGAAATAAATATGTTACGTTGCATATTTTGTGGATTATGCGAAGAAGCTTGTCCAAAAGATGCTATTTATTTGACTACTTCTAAATTACTTGTCCCTTCAAGTTATGATAGAGAAGATTTTATTTTTGGAAAAGATAAATTGGTCATGCCGTTAGATATCGCAATGAAAAATGCTCAATTAAAAAACGCTAAATAA
- a CDS encoding NADH-quinone oxidoreductase subunit J family protein — protein MIHIPDFANASAIQIIFCVLAFITLLTAFLTIYSRNPIHSAIYLVICFFSIAGHYFLLNAQFLAIVHIIVYSGAIMILFLFTIMLMNLNEKKEVHRPRITRLGAIVSFVLISLVLIAIFINSKPIVGEYTATGEDYQSIKVLGKVLLNEYMVPFEFASVLLLVAMIGSVLLSKKEKLEK, from the coding sequence ATGATTCATATACCTGATTTTGCAAATGCAAGTGCTATTCAAATTATATTTTGTGTATTAGCATTTATAACATTATTAACTGCATTTTTAACTATTTACAGTAGAAATCCAATTCACAGTGCGATTTATTTAGTGATTTGTTTTTTCTCAATTGCGGGACATTATTTCTTGCTGAACGCTCAATTTCTTGCAATAGTTCATATCATCGTATATTCTGGAGCGATTATGATTTTGTTCTTATTTACCATTATGTTGATGAATTTGAATGAGAAAAAAGAAGTGCACAGACCTAGAATCACTAGACTAGGTGCTATTGTTTCTTTTGTTTTGATCAGTTTGGTTTTAATTGCCATTTTTATCAATTCAAAACCAATTGTAGGTGAATATACTGCAACAGGTGAGGATTATCAATCTATTAAAGTATTAGGGAAAGTGCTATTGAATGAGTACATGGTTCCTTTTGAATTTGCTTCTGTATTACTTTTAGTGGCAATGATTGGAAGTGTTTTATTGTCTAAAAAAGAAAAATTAGAAAAGTAA
- the nuoK gene encoding NADH-quinone oxidoreductase subunit NuoK: MNNILNQIGIENYIFLSVILFCIGVFGVLYRRNAIIVFMSIEIMLNAVSLLFVAFSTYHQDAEGQIFVFFSMAVAAAEVAVGLAILVSIFRNVGSITIDNLKNLKG, encoded by the coding sequence ATGAATAATATTTTAAACCAAATTGGTATTGAGAATTATATATTCCTAAGCGTAATACTTTTTTGTATTGGTGTTTTTGGGGTGCTATACAGACGAAATGCCATTATCGTATTTATGTCAATTGAAATTATGTTGAATGCAGTAAGTCTTTTGTTTGTAGCATTTTCTACTTATCATCAGGATGCAGAGGGACAAATATTCGTTTTCTTCTCGATGGCTGTTGCTGCGGCAGAGGTTGCAGTAGGATTGGCGATTCTAGTTTCTATTTTTAGAAATGTTGGGTCGATTACAATAGATAATTTAAAAAACTTAAAAGGATAA
- the nuoL gene encoding NADH-quinone oxidoreductase subunit L produces the protein MNTNLSLLLLLAPFLGFLINIFFGKSLGKTLSGIIGTIAVAVSFCVTFYFFGTIAAKPEGIYISLFDWIQISNFKVDFGFLLDQLSILWLLFVTGIGSLIHLYSISYMHDDEKVHTFFAYLNLFVFFMITLVIGSNLLVMFIGWEGVGLCSYLLIGFWYKNQEFNDAAKKAFIMNRIGDLGLLIGIFILGMMFNTLDFSTLKTAIAGASDLNLYWLSAAAFALFIGACGKSAQIPLYTWLPDAMAGPTPVSALIHAATMVTAGIFMITRMNFLFDLTPDVQSIIAVVGAITALVAATIGLVQNDIKKVLAYSTVSQLGLMFLALGLGAYEVAVFHVITHAFFKACLFLGSGSVIHALGGEQDMRNMGGLKKVMPITFATMLIASLAISGVPLFSGFFSKDEILLVAFHHNIPLWVIGSVASIMTAFYMFRLMFLTFFKEFRGTAEQKNHLHESPSLITFPLIVLAVLATIGGLISLPGNSWLNEYLTPILPKLATAAHHLGTTEYILMAIAVVGGLVGIGLAYSKYIKQDSIPAEDAAITGFSKVLYNKYYVDEIYDAIIVKPINVLSGFFRDYVETSLSALVFGLGKVTNELSYQGKKLQSGSIGLYVFAFVIGLCAIISYLFLAQ, from the coding sequence ATGAATACAAATTTATCTTTACTCTTATTATTAGCTCCTTTTTTAGGGTTTTTAATTAATATTTTTTTTGGTAAAAGTTTAGGGAAAACGTTGTCAGGAATAATCGGGACAATTGCTGTTGCAGTTTCTTTTTGCGTAACATTTTATTTCTTTGGCACAATAGCTGCAAAACCGGAAGGAATTTATATTTCACTTTTTGATTGGATTCAAATCAGTAATTTCAAAGTTGATTTTGGTTTTCTATTAGACCAATTATCTATTTTATGGTTACTATTTGTAACGGGAATAGGGTCTTTGATTCATCTTTACTCTATCAGTTACATGCATGACGATGAAAAGGTACATACCTTTTTTGCATACTTAAACCTGTTTGTGTTTTTCATGATTACACTTGTAATAGGAAGTAACTTGTTAGTAATGTTTATTGGTTGGGAAGGTGTAGGTCTTTGTTCTTACCTATTGATTGGGTTTTGGTATAAAAACCAAGAATTCAATGATGCGGCTAAGAAAGCCTTTATCATGAACAGAATAGGAGATTTAGGATTATTGATAGGGATTTTCATCCTAGGAATGATGTTTAATACCTTAGATTTCTCTACTTTAAAAACGGCAATTGCTGGAGCATCAGACCTTAATTTATATTGGCTATCTGCTGCTGCTTTTGCGCTATTCATTGGAGCTTGTGGTAAATCAGCACAAATACCATTGTATACTTGGTTACCGGATGCGATGGCTGGTCCAACACCAGTTTCAGCATTGATTCACGCTGCTACGATGGTAACTGCTGGTATCTTTATGATTACTAGAATGAATTTCTTATTTGATTTAACGCCAGATGTTCAATCCATAATTGCGGTTGTAGGAGCGATTACTGCTTTAGTAGCTGCTACAATTGGTTTAGTTCAAAATGACATCAAAAAGGTCTTGGCTTATTCTACAGTTTCACAATTGGGATTAATGTTCTTAGCTTTGGGATTAGGTGCTTATGAAGTGGCTGTTTTCCATGTCATAACACATGCTTTTTTTAAAGCTTGTTTGTTCTTAGGTTCAGGGTCTGTAATTCATGCTTTAGGTGGAGAACAAGATATGCGTAATATGGGTGGATTAAAAAAGGTGATGCCAATTACTTTTGCAACCATGCTTATTGCTTCTCTAGCTATTTCTGGAGTTCCATTATTTTCAGGATTTTTCTCTAAAGATGAAATCTTGTTAGTGGCTTTCCACCATAATATTCCTCTTTGGGTTATTGGTTCTGTAGCTTCAATCATGACTGCGTTCTATATGTTCCGATTAATGTTCTTAACCTTCTTCAAAGAATTTAGAGGAACTGCAGAGCAAAAAAATCATTTACATGAAAGTCCTTCATTGATTACTTTTCCTTTGATTGTTTTAGCTGTTTTAGCAACTATTGGTGGTTTGATTAGCTTACCTGGAAACAGCTGGTTGAATGAATATTTAACTCCTATTTTACCAAAATTAGCAACAGCGGCTCATCATTTAGGGACTACTGAATATATATTAATGGCTATTGCAGTCGTTGGTGGTTTAGTAGGTATTGGTTTGGCTTACTCCAAATACATTAAGCAAGATTCAATTCCTGCAGAAGATGCTGCGATTACTGGATTCTCAAAAGTGCTTTATAATAAATACTACGTTGACGAAATTTACGATGCTATAATTGTAAAACCTATTAATGTGTTATCGGGATTTTTCAGAGACTATGTAGAAACTAGTTTATCTGCTTTAGTTTTTGGACTTGGGAAAGTTACTAATGAACTAAGTTATCAAGGTAAGAAATTACAATCTGGAAGTATAGGTCTTTATGTTTTTGCCTTTGTAATTGGGCTTTGTGCCATTATTTCTTATTTATTTTTAGCTCAATAA
- a CDS encoding complex I subunit 4 family protein, translated as MNVSLILIILFVGALVTFLSGDKLASKVALFFGLAAAACSIVLLNHFNLGENISFISQWISKPNVSFALKADGLSIAMVLLTTVLTAIITFSSFESQYKNAKSFYALILFMSFAMVGTFLASDGLLYYIFWELSLIPIYFIALVWGNGDVEERRKAVVKFFIYTLAGSLFMLIAFVYLYQKSGSFLIEDLYKVTLSSTEQFWIFLAFFLAYAIKIPLIPFHTWQANVYQKAPTVGTMLLSGIMLKMGLYSIIRWQLPLTPLAAEEYKYVFIAIGIAGVIYGSIVALKQRDLKKLLAYSSLAHVGLIAAGTYTLTIDGLRGAVLQMIAHGFVVVGLFYSAEIIYRRYETRVIAEMGGIRSQTPKFTSMFLILVMASISLPATFNFVGEFTVLYSLSQVNLWFAILGGTTIILGAYYMLRMFQYAMLGETNSKMFADVSMNEGITLVAIIAVLLFFGLYPKPIIDLITPSLEEILNQINRIN; from the coding sequence ATGAATGTATCTCTAATATTAATTATACTTTTTGTTGGCGCTTTAGTCACATTTCTGTCAGGCGATAAACTAGCTTCAAAAGTAGCGTTGTTCTTTGGATTGGCTGCCGCAGCTTGTTCGATCGTATTATTAAATCATTTTAATCTTGGTGAAAATATTAGTTTCATCAGTCAGTGGATTTCAAAACCTAATGTTTCATTTGCTTTAAAAGCTGATGGACTTTCAATAGCGATGGTGCTATTGACAACGGTTTTAACTGCAATTATTACTTTCTCTTCTTTTGAGAGTCAGTATAAAAATGCAAAATCTTTTTACGCACTTATTCTTTTCATGTCGTTTGCAATGGTGGGTACCTTTTTAGCGAGCGATGGACTTTTATATTATATTTTTTGGGAATTGTCACTTATTCCTATTTACTTCATCGCGTTAGTTTGGGGTAATGGAGATGTTGAAGAACGCAGAAAAGCAGTGGTTAAATTCTTTATTTACACACTTGCTGGTTCGTTATTTATGTTAATTGCATTTGTTTATTTGTATCAAAAATCCGGAAGTTTCCTTATCGAAGACTTATATAAAGTTACTTTATCATCAACTGAGCAGTTTTGGATATTCTTAGCTTTCTTTTTAGCGTATGCTATTAAAATTCCTTTAATTCCTTTCCATACTTGGCAAGCGAATGTGTACCAAAAAGCGCCTACTGTTGGAACCATGCTTTTATCTGGTATTATGCTTAAAATGGGATTATACAGTATCATTCGTTGGCAATTACCTCTTACGCCATTAGCTGCTGAAGAGTACAAATATGTATTTATCGCTATAGGAATTGCAGGAGTGATTTATGGTTCGATAGTAGCTTTAAAGCAAAGAGATTTAAAAAAATTACTAGCCTATTCTTCACTTGCGCACGTAGGATTGATTGCAGCTGGAACTTACACATTAACTATTGATGGATTGCGTGGTGCAGTTTTGCAAATGATTGCTCACGGATTTGTAGTGGTTGGTTTGTTTTATTCTGCTGAAATCATTTATAGAAGATATGAGACAAGAGTAATTGCTGAAATGGGAGGAATTCGTTCTCAGACTCCAAAGTTCACATCGATGTTTTTAATTTTGGTAATGGCATCTATTTCGTTGCCTGCTACTTTTAACTTTGTTGGGGAATTTACAGTATTGTATAGCTTATCACAAGTAAATCTGTGGTTTGCTATTCTAGGCGGTACAACAATAATATTAGGTGCTTACTATATGTTAAGAATGTTTCAATATGCCATGTTAGGAGAAACTAATTCTAAAATGTTTGCTGACGTAAGCATGAATGAAGGAATTACATTAGTAGCAATTATTGCTGTTTTATTGTTTTTTGGGCTTTATCCAAAACCAATAATAGATTTGATCACACCAAGTCTAGAAGAAATCTTAAATCAAATTAATAGAATTAACTAG
- a CDS encoding NADH-quinone oxidoreductase subunit N, which produces MNTLIAIIGLGVLCLLLEIFNLTKAIVPLTIVGLLAVLGLTISEFNSTESYYNNMIVVSKFSTAFSSLFIVLTIFLVSLSGNFYENHQSKISDYMAIKIFLLSGAVAMVSFGNLAMFFLGIEVLSIALYVLAASDRLNLKSNEAGMKYFLMGSFASGIILFGICMIYGAMGSFNVSDIAAMSQSAELPVWFPIGIVLLTIGMLFKVAAVPFHFWAPDVYEGSPTMTTALMSTLVKVVAMATLCQLLSVMNADISESFKIVIVIISMASMTIGNIMALRQVNVKRMLAFSGVSHAGFMLMTLLSLSTSAGSLLYYASAYALSGIAAFSVIIYVCKNRDNEDIVNFHGLGKNNPLLAAILTASLLSMAGIPIFAGFFAKLVLFSQTIEAGYLALVIVAVINSIISVGYYFKLILAMYTKEPNEERKATPFVIYAVAVIAIVLNIALGLFPSVVLDLLA; this is translated from the coding sequence ATGAATACATTAATAGCTATAATAGGATTAGGTGTTTTATGCCTTTTACTTGAAATTTTCAATTTGACTAAAGCCATTGTGCCTTTAACAATCGTTGGGTTGTTAGCCGTTCTTGGTTTAACTATATCTGAATTTAATTCGACAGAGAGTTACTATAACAATATGATTGTTGTAAGTAAATTTTCAACTGCTTTCTCTTCATTGTTTATAGTGCTTACTATTTTCTTAGTTTCTTTAAGTGGTAACTTTTATGAAAATCATCAATCTAAGATTTCAGATTATATGGCAATAAAAATATTTTTACTTTCAGGAGCTGTAGCAATGGTTTCTTTCGGAAATTTAGCGATGTTCTTTTTAGGAATAGAAGTATTATCTATTGCGCTTTACGTGCTTGCAGCAAGTGATCGTTTGAATCTAAAAAGTAATGAAGCTGGAATGAAGTATTTCCTAATGGGATCGTTCGCTTCAGGGATTATTCTATTTGGTATTTGTATGATTTACGGTGCAATGGGAAGCTTTAACGTTAGTGATATTGCCGCAATGTCTCAATCTGCTGAATTGCCGGTATGGTTCCCAATAGGAATTGTGTTATTGACTATAGGAATGTTATTTAAGGTTGCTGCTGTTCCTTTTCACTTTTGGGCACCAGATGTTTATGAAGGTTCTCCAACAATGACTACAGCATTGATGAGCACATTAGTAAAAGTGGTGGCTATGGCAACATTGTGCCAATTATTATCAGTAATGAATGCTGATATTTCTGAGTCATTCAAAATAGTGATTGTGATTATTTCTATGGCATCTATGACAATTGGTAATATTATGGCGTTACGTCAAGTTAATGTAAAGCGTATGCTTGCTTTTTCAGGTGTATCACATGCAGGTTTTATGTTAATGACTTTGTTAAGTTTGTCAACATCAGCGGGAAGTTTATTGTATTACGCCTCTGCGTATGCATTATCTGGAATTGCAGCCTTCAGTGTAATTATTTATGTTTGTAAAAATCGAGACAATGAAGATATTGTAAATTTCCACGGTTTAGGAAAAAACAACCCTTTGTTAGCGGCTATTTTAACGGCTTCGTTACTTTCTATGGCAGGTATTCCTATTTTTGCTGGATTCTTCGCTAAATTGGTCTTGTTTAGTCAAACAATCGAGGCTGGTTACCTAGCTTTAGTGATTGTAGCAGTCATCAATTCTATAATAAGTGTTGGATATTATTTCAAGTTGATCTTGGCAATGTACACTAAAGAACCAAATGAAGAAAGAAAAGCAACTCCATTTGTTATTTATGCAGTTGCAGTTATAGCCATTGTCTTGAATATCGCTTTAGGATTGTTTCCTTCGGTAGTACTTGATTTATTGGCATAA
- a CDS encoding sulfatase — MKKNSTNLSRIKQLCLCVLTTFVFSGGAFAQASKKQTQSRPNIIVFMVDDMGWMDTSLPFGESAMPLNKRYHTPNMERLAREGMKFTNAYAQPVCTPTRVSMLTGMNSAHAKITNWTSPAKNNPTDAADSQFSSSEWNYNGLSPVPGIPHTQYATTFPQLLKDTGYFTVHVGKAHWGSAGTPGANPMNLGFIVNIAGHSAGHPQSYLSEDFYGNKPGKGSWQSVPDLEEYYDTGTFLTDALTKEAIKTIEKPINDRQPFYLNMAHYAIHDPIMADPRYHQKYVDAGLDPIEAKYASLIEGMDTSLGDIMDYLVSKKADKNTIIIFMSDNGGLSTIPPRGGKEHTQNLPLKAGKGSVNEGGIRVPMIVKWPSVTKPATIANQYVIIEDFFPTLLEMAKVPKYKTIQSIDGKSFLPILKNANFKDDSRSLIFHIPNKWTAVDGPGINYQSAIRKGDWKMVYDMRDQSKQLYNLQTDIGENNDVAAQNLEVVKTLSRDLGTQLRQWKATMPIDKKSNTTAPMPDEN; from the coding sequence ATGAAAAAAAACAGTACCAACTTATCTAGAATAAAGCAATTGTGTCTATGCGTATTGACCACATTTGTATTTTCTGGAGGAGCTTTTGCGCAAGCATCAAAAAAACAAACACAATCCAGACCAAATATTATTGTTTTTATGGTCGATGATATGGGCTGGATGGACACTTCTCTGCCTTTTGGAGAAAGTGCAATGCCATTAAACAAACGCTACCATACGCCAAATATGGAACGATTGGCAAGAGAAGGCATGAAATTTACCAATGCTTATGCGCAACCAGTTTGTACACCAACAAGAGTTAGTATGTTAACTGGAATGAATTCTGCTCACGCAAAAATTACAAATTGGACTTCCCCTGCAAAAAACAACCCTACAGATGCTGCAGACAGTCAGTTTTCATCATCTGAGTGGAATTACAACGGATTAAGTCCTGTACCAGGAATCCCTCATACGCAATACGCCACTACTTTTCCACAACTATTGAAAGATACAGGATATTTTACAGTTCATGTTGGTAAAGCACATTGGGGCTCAGCAGGAACTCCCGGAGCTAATCCTATGAACTTGGGCTTTATTGTTAATATAGCAGGTCATTCTGCTGGTCATCCGCAAAGTTATTTATCAGAAGATTTTTACGGTAATAAACCAGGAAAGGGAAGTTGGCAGTCGGTTCCCGATTTAGAAGAGTACTACGACACAGGCACTTTTTTGACCGATGCACTTACTAAAGAAGCGATTAAAACAATAGAAAAACCTATAAATGACAGACAACCTTTCTACTTAAACATGGCGCATTATGCGATACATGATCCTATAATGGCAGATCCTCGCTACCACCAAAAATATGTAGATGCAGGATTAGATCCAATTGAAGCAAAATATGCCAGTCTTATCGAAGGAATGGATACTAGCTTAGGTGATATAATGGATTATTTAGTATCTAAAAAGGCAGATAAAAATACTATTATTATTTTTATGAGTGACAACGGTGGTTTAAGTACAATACCGCCAAGAGGTGGCAAAGAACACACTCAAAATCTACCACTGAAAGCTGGAAAAGGCTCAGTAAACGAAGGTGGAATAAGAGTGCCAATGATTGTAAAATGGCCAAGTGTAACCAAACCAGCAACAATTGCAAACCAGTATGTGATTATTGAGGATTTCTTCCCTACTCTACTGGAAATGGCAAAAGTACCTAAGTATAAAACCATACAATCTATCGACGGAAAAAGTTTTTTGCCTATTTTAAAAAATGCCAACTTCAAAGATGATAGTAGGAGTTTAATTTTTCATATTCCAAATAAGTGGACTGCGGTCGATGGGCCTGGTATCAACTATCAAAGTGCTATTAGAAAAGGAGATTGGAAAATGGTTTACGATATGCGTGACCAATCTAAGCAATTGTATAACTTACAAACTGATATAGGCGAAAATAATGATGTGGCAGCGCAAAATCTAGAAGTTGTGAAAACTCTATCTAGAGATCTAGGCACACAATTACGCCAATGGAAAGCAACTATGCCAATAGATAAAAAAAGTAATACAACTGCACCGATGCCTGACGAGAATTAG